One Pasteurella dagmatis DNA segment encodes these proteins:
- the glpK gene encoding glycerol kinase GlpK — MTEKKYIIALDQGTTSSRAVLLDHDANVVEIAQREFTQIYPQAGWVEHNPMEIWATQSSTLNEVVAKAGITSDQIVAIGITNQRETTIVWEKETGKPVYNAIVWQCRRTTDITDKLKEDGYEDYIRKTTGLVVDPYFSGTKVKWILDNVEGAREKAERGELLFGTVDTWLVWKLTQGRVHVTDYTNASRTMLFNIRTLQWDEKMLEILDIPRSMLPEVRNSSEIYGQTNIGGKGGVRIPVAGIAGDQQAALYGHLCVTPGQAKNTYGTGCFMLMHTGDKAVQSKNGLLTTIACNAKGGPAYALEGSIFMGGASIQWLRDELKIVHDSYDSEYFATKVPDCNGVYVVPAFTGLGAPYWDPYARGAILGLSRGANRNHIVRATLESIAYQTRDVLEAMQSDSGETLSTLRVDGGATANNFLMQFQADILATKVERPKIKEVTALGAAYLAGLATGFWKDLDELRDKAAIEKTFIPDVDEVKRNRRYKGWKKAVKRALEWEKDED; from the coding sequence ATGACAGAGAAAAAATACATTATTGCTTTAGACCAAGGCACAACTAGTTCAAGAGCAGTACTACTTGATCACGATGCTAATGTTGTTGAAATTGCTCAACGTGAATTTACGCAAATTTATCCACAGGCTGGGTGGGTCGAACATAATCCGATGGAAATCTGGGCAACCCAAAGTTCAACATTAAATGAAGTGGTAGCGAAAGCAGGTATTACATCTGATCAAATTGTAGCGATTGGTATAACTAACCAACGTGAAACTACAATTGTCTGGGAAAAAGAAACAGGAAAACCTGTTTACAACGCTATTGTATGGCAATGCCGCCGTACTACGGATATTACCGATAAATTAAAAGAAGATGGATACGAAGACTATATCAGAAAAACCACGGGCTTGGTGGTGGATCCTTATTTTTCAGGTACTAAGGTCAAGTGGATTTTAGATAATGTAGAAGGTGCAAGAGAAAAAGCTGAGCGTGGTGAATTATTGTTTGGTACCGTGGATACGTGGTTAGTGTGGAAATTAACGCAGGGACGTGTGCACGTAACAGATTATACTAATGCCTCTCGTACAATGTTGTTTAATATCCGCACTCTACAATGGGATGAGAAAATGTTGGAGATTTTGGATATACCACGTTCAATGTTGCCAGAGGTACGTAATTCTTCAGAAATTTATGGACAAACGAATATTGGTGGAAAAGGCGGTGTACGTATTCCTGTAGCAGGTATTGCTGGAGATCAACAAGCTGCTCTTTATGGTCATCTCTGTGTTACCCCTGGGCAAGCGAAAAATACGTACGGTACAGGCTGTTTTATGTTGATGCATACTGGTGATAAAGCTGTACAGTCAAAAAATGGTTTATTAACGACAATTGCTTGTAATGCAAAAGGTGGACCTGCGTATGCTCTTGAAGGCTCTATTTTTATGGGTGGAGCATCTATCCAGTGGTTACGTGATGAACTTAAAATTGTCCACGATAGTTATGATTCCGAATATTTTGCGACTAAAGTGCCAGATTGTAATGGTGTTTATGTCGTGCCAGCCTTTACTGGATTGGGTGCACCATATTGGGATCCTTATGCACGAGGTGCTATTTTAGGGCTTTCTCGAGGAGCAAATCGCAACCATATTGTGAGGGCAACATTAGAATCCATTGCCTATCAGACTCGTGATGTATTAGAAGCAATGCAATCTGATTCAGGTGAAACATTAAGTACATTACGTGTTGATGGTGGCGCGACAGCAAATAACTTCTTGATGCAATTCCAAGCAGATATTTTAGCAACTAAAGTAGAAAGACCAAAAATTAAAGAGGTGACAGCATTAGGTGCAGCTTATCTTGCAGGGCTAGCGACGGGGTTCTGGAAAGATCTTGACGAATTACGTGATAAGGCAGCTATTGAGAAAACCTTTATTCCAGATGTTGATGAAGTAAAACGTAATCGTCGTTATAAAGGATGGAAAAAAGCAGTTAAACGAGCATTAGAATGGGAGAAAGATGAAGATTAA
- a CDS encoding MIP/aquaporin family protein, with translation MDKSLKAACIGEFFGTALLIFFGVGCVAALKVAGANFGQWEISIMWGMGVALAVYASAGLSGAHLNPAVTIALWKFACFDGKKVLPYIVSQVAGAFFAAALVYFLYYNLFIDLETTQNIVRGTPESLSLAGTFSTYPHPSISVFQAFLVELVITAVLMALILALTDDGNGLPRGPLAPLLIGILIAVIGGAMGPLTGFAMNPARDFGPKLFASMAGWGELAMTGGREIPYVLIPIIAPVVGALFGGWIYTKFVGKNLPCNCK, from the coding sequence ATGGACAAATCACTCAAAGCCGCTTGTATTGGTGAATTTTTTGGCACAGCACTTCTGATTTTCTTTGGTGTAGGATGTGTCGCAGCCTTGAAAGTTGCAGGTGCAAATTTTGGACAATGGGAAATTAGTATTATGTGGGGAATGGGTGTAGCATTAGCTGTTTATGCTTCTGCAGGCTTATCTGGCGCACATTTAAACCCTGCCGTCACTATTGCGTTGTGGAAATTTGCTTGTTTTGATGGCAAAAAAGTCCTGCCATATATTGTGTCACAAGTTGCAGGTGCGTTTTTTGCCGCCGCTTTAGTGTATTTTCTTTATTACAATTTATTTATTGATTTAGAAACTACACAAAATATTGTTCGTGGTACCCCTGAAAGCTTATCTTTAGCTGGGACATTCTCTACTTATCCACATCCAAGTATCAGTGTTTTTCAAGCCTTTTTAGTTGAATTGGTGATCACTGCTGTTTTAATGGCATTAATTCTAGCCCTTACAGATGATGGCAATGGATTACCACGAGGACCTCTTGCACCTTTATTAATCGGAATTCTTATTGCAGTCATTGGTGGTGCAATGGGGCCTTTAACAGGTTTTGCTATGAACCCTGCTCGTGATTTTGGGCCAAAACTTTTCGCAAGTATGGCTGGTTGGGGTGAGCTTGCGATGACTGGTGGACGAGAAATCCCTTACGTATTAATCCCAATTATTGCTCCTGTAGTAGGAGCTCTTTTTGGTGGTTGGATTTATACCAAATTTGTGGGTAAAAACTTACCTTGTAATTGTAAATAA
- the glpQ gene encoding glycerophosphodiester phosphodiesterase, protein MKLKAIATAIAVSTLAACSSQTMMSSSDKLIIAHRGASGYLPEHTLESKALAFGQKADYLEQDLAMTKDNRLIVIHDHFLDGLTDVAKKFPNRARKDGRYYVVDFTLKEIQSLEMTENFKMENGKQVQVYPNRFPLWKSHFRIHTFEEEIEFIQGLEKSTGKKIGIYPEIKAPWLHHQEGKDIATATLKVLKQYGYDTKDDMVYLQTFDFNELKRIKTELLPKMGMDIKLVQLVAYTDWHETEEKNAQGKWVNYDYDWMFKPGAMAEVAKYADGVGPGWYMLVDKEKSKVGNIVYTPLVKELANYKMELHPYTVRKDALPEFFTDVNQMYDALLNKAGATGVFTDFPDTGVEFLKKHK, encoded by the coding sequence ATGAAATTAAAAGCAATCGCTACCGCAATTGCGGTTTCAACATTAGCGGCTTGTTCGAGCCAAACTATGATGAGTAGTAGTGACAAATTAATTATTGCTCACCGTGGTGCAAGTGGCTATTTACCTGAGCATACTCTTGAATCTAAAGCATTAGCATTTGGTCAAAAAGCCGATTATTTAGAACAAGATTTAGCGATGACCAAAGATAATCGCTTAATTGTCATTCACGATCACTTCTTAGATGGCTTAACTGATGTGGCAAAAAAATTCCCAAATCGAGCAAGAAAAGATGGTCGTTACTATGTAGTTGACTTCACATTAAAAGAAATTCAAAGCCTTGAAATGACCGAAAACTTCAAAATGGAAAACGGCAAACAAGTCCAAGTGTATCCAAACCGTTTCCCACTTTGGAAATCACATTTCCGTATCCATACTTTTGAAGAAGAAATCGAATTTATCCAAGGTTTAGAAAAATCTACTGGTAAAAAAATTGGTATCTACCCAGAAATCAAAGCACCTTGGTTACATCACCAAGAAGGCAAAGACATTGCAACTGCAACATTAAAAGTGTTGAAACAATACGGTTATGACACCAAAGACGATATGGTTTACCTACAAACCTTCGACTTCAATGAGTTAAAACGCATTAAAACAGAATTACTGCCAAAAATGGGCATGGACATTAAACTTGTTCAGTTAGTGGCATATACCGATTGGCACGAAACTGAAGAGAAAAATGCACAAGGCAAATGGGTGAACTACGATTACGATTGGATGTTCAAACCAGGCGCAATGGCTGAGGTGGCTAAATATGCTGATGGCGTTGGTCCAGGTTGGTATATGTTAGTTGATAAAGAAAAATCAAAAGTGGGCAACATTGTTTACACCCCATTAGTGAAAGAACTTGCTAACTACAAAATGGAACTTCATCCGTACACAGTGCGTAAAGATGCATTACCTGAATTCTTCACAGACGTGAATCAAATGTACGATGCATTATTAAATAAAGCAGGTGCAACAGGCGTGTTCACCGACTTCCCTGATACTGGCGTGGAGTTTTTGAAGAAACATAAATAA
- the glpT gene encoding glycerol-3-phosphate transporter, with translation MFGPFKPAPHIAELPADKIDARYRFLRWQVFAGIFFGYAAYYFVRANFDLAQKGLIEAGMYNKAELGIIGTGAGLAYGLSKFFMASISDRSNPKVFLPFGLLLSGLCMTMMGLMPWATSGIAVMFVLIFLNGWFQGMGWPPCGRTMVHWWSKSERGSIVSIWNTAHNLGGMVPGAMVLLASAIYFSTHGVEATAKDVWQQALYYPGIAAMIAAIPIYFVMKDTPQSCGLPPIEKWRNDYPDDYNEKTYEHDLTTKEIFVTYVLKNKLLWYIAIANVFVYLIRYGVLKWSPVYLGEVKHFNIKGTAWAYTIYELAAIPGTLLCGWVSDHVFKGKRGLTGFIFMILTTAAVVALWLNPATPEHELAQYAGHAWYENPYQLMDFILMTTIGFLIYGPVMLIGLHALELAPKKAAGTSAGFTGLFGYLGGTVSASAVVGWAAEYYGWDGGFYVMIAGGILAILLMFITMIEESKHKAKLEDHYGK, from the coding sequence ATGTTTGGTCCATTTAAACCTGCTCCGCATATTGCAGAGCTTCCAGCGGACAAAATAGATGCCAGATATCGTTTCTTGCGTTGGCAAGTATTCGCAGGGATCTTTTTTGGTTACGCAGCTTATTACTTTGTACGTGCTAACTTCGACTTAGCACAAAAAGGTTTGATCGAAGCTGGTATGTATAACAAAGCTGAACTTGGTATTATCGGTACGGGTGCAGGTTTAGCATACGGCTTATCAAAATTCTTTATGGCATCAATCTCTGACCGTTCAAATCCAAAAGTATTTTTACCTTTCGGTCTTTTACTTTCTGGTTTATGTATGACCATGATGGGTTTAATGCCTTGGGCTACATCAGGCATCGCAGTGATGTTTGTGCTGATTTTCTTAAACGGTTGGTTCCAGGGTATGGGTTGGCCTCCGTGTGGCCGTACAATGGTTCACTGGTGGTCTAAATCAGAACGTGGTTCTATCGTGTCTATTTGGAATACAGCTCACAACTTAGGGGGAATGGTACCAGGTGCGATGGTATTACTTGCAAGTGCTATCTACTTCAGCACTCACGGTGTGGAAGCAACAGCGAAAGATGTATGGCAACAAGCACTTTACTATCCAGGTATCGCTGCAATGATCGCTGCGATTCCTATTTATTTTGTGATGAAAGATACTCCACAATCTTGCGGTTTACCACCAATTGAAAAATGGCGTAATGACTATCCAGATGACTATAATGAAAAAACATATGAACACGATTTAACAACAAAAGAAATCTTCGTGACTTATGTATTGAAAAATAAACTATTATGGTACATCGCAATCGCTAACGTGTTTGTCTATTTAATCCGCTATGGCGTTTTAAAATGGTCTCCAGTGTATCTTGGTGAAGTAAAACACTTTAATATTAAAGGTACTGCTTGGGCATATACAATTTATGAATTAGCAGCGATTCCAGGTACATTATTGTGTGGTTGGGTATCAGACCACGTGTTCAAAGGTAAACGTGGTTTAACAGGATTCATTTTTATGATTTTAACCACAGCTGCAGTAGTTGCATTATGGTTAAACCCAGCAACACCAGAGCACGAATTAGCACAGTATGCAGGTCACGCTTGGTATGAAAACCCATATCAATTAATGGACTTTATTCTCATGACAACGATAGGTTTCTTAATTTATGGTCCTGTAATGCTTATCGGTTTACATGCACTTGAGCTTGCACCGAAAAAAGCAGCAGGTACATCAGCAGGTTTCACAGGGCTATTCGGTTACCTCGGTGGTACAGTTTCTGCATCAGCAGTGGTTGGTTGGGCAGCAGAATACTATGGCTGGGACGGCGGTTTCTATGTAATGATTGCTGGTGGTATATTAGCCATTCTATTAATGTTTATCACTATGATTGAAGAAAGTAAGCATAAAGCAAAACTTGAAGATCACTACGGTAAATAA
- the glpA gene encoding anaerobic glycerol-3-phosphate dehydrogenase subunit A, translating into MRISPQMYKTTPDNAPISTDVIIIGGGATGAGIARDCALRGINCILLERRDIATGATGRNHGLLHSGARYAVNDPESAKECIEENKILRQIARHCVDETEGLFITLPEDDLAYQKKFIESCTLAGIETVAIDPDLAKHMEPSVNPDLIGAVVVPDGSIDPFRLTASNMLDATENGARVFTYCEVSNLIREGGRIIGVSVYDHKYKIQRQFFAPIVVNAGGIWGQGIAEYADLKIRMFPAKGALLVMGHRINKMVINRCRKPADADILVPGDTICVIGTTSSRIPYDQIDNMVVTPEEVDILFREGEKLAPSLRHTRVLRAYAGVRPLVATDDDPSGRNVSRGIVLLDHAERDGLDGFITITGGKLMTYRLMAEWATDLVCKKLNKNAECVTAKQALPGSNESRLETNKRVISLPSTIRYSAVYRHGSRATRLLQTERLDRTLVCECEAVTAGEVRYAVDELSVNNLVDLRRRTRVGMGTCQAELCACRAAGLMSRFGVATPRQSTTQLSSFMEERWRGIEPIAWGEAIREADFTSWVYYSLLGLNDVKPLEQQAQQGTDDNEF; encoded by the coding sequence ATGAGAATATCACCTCAAATGTATAAAACTACCCCTGATAATGCACCTATTAGTACAGATGTGATTATCATTGGTGGTGGCGCAACTGGCGCTGGTATTGCTCGAGATTGCGCATTACGCGGAATAAATTGTATCTTGTTGGAGAGAAGGGATATTGCGACCGGTGCAACAGGTAGAAACCACGGTTTATTACACAGTGGTGCACGGTATGCAGTAAATGATCCTGAATCCGCTAAAGAATGTATTGAAGAGAACAAAATTCTACGTCAAATCGCTCGTCACTGTGTTGATGAAACCGAAGGTTTATTTATCACTCTACCTGAAGATGACCTTGCTTATCAGAAAAAATTCATTGAAAGTTGCACCCTTGCTGGTATTGAAACTGTTGCAATTGATCCTGACCTAGCAAAACATATGGAGCCATCAGTCAATCCAGATCTAATAGGTGCCGTTGTAGTACCTGATGGTTCAATTGATCCTTTCCGTTTAACTGCCTCTAATATGCTAGATGCCACCGAAAATGGAGCTCGTGTTTTCACTTATTGTGAGGTATCAAATTTAATTCGAGAAGGTGGCCGTATCATTGGCGTGAGCGTTTACGATCATAAATACAAAATTCAGCGACAATTTTTCGCACCTATTGTGGTCAACGCAGGTGGTATTTGGGGGCAAGGCATTGCAGAATACGCAGATTTAAAAATTCGTATGTTCCCAGCCAAAGGTGCATTATTAGTAATGGGACACCGCATTAATAAAATGGTGATTAACCGCTGCCGTAAACCTGCTGATGCAGATATTCTTGTTCCGGGTGATACAATTTGTGTAATAGGAACTACTTCAAGTCGCATTCCTTACGATCAAATTGATAATATGGTGGTTACCCCTGAAGAAGTGGATATTTTATTCCGCGAAGGTGAAAAACTCGCCCCATCACTACGCCACACTCGTGTATTACGTGCTTACGCAGGTGTTCGTCCTCTTGTAGCAACAGATGATGATCCATCAGGACGTAATGTAAGCCGTGGTATCGTCTTACTCGACCACGCTGAACGTGACGGATTAGATGGTTTTATCACTATTACTGGTGGTAAATTAATGACTTACCGCTTAATGGCAGAGTGGGCAACAGATTTAGTTTGCAAAAAATTAAATAAAAATGCCGAATGTGTTACAGCGAAACAAGCATTACCCGGTTCAAATGAAAGCCGTTTGGAAACAAATAAACGCGTGATTTCATTACCAAGTACTATTCGTTACTCTGCGGTTTATCGCCACGGCTCACGTGCAACCCGTTTATTACAAACAGAACGTTTAGATCGTACATTAGTCTGTGAATGTGAAGCTGTAACTGCGGGTGAAGTTCGATATGCAGTAGATGAATTAAGCGTTAACAATTTAGTGGATTTACGCCGCCGCACTCGTGTGGGTATGGGGACTTGCCAGGCCGAACTTTGTGCTTGTAGAGCAGCCGGATTAATGTCACGTTTTGGCGTGGCTACTCCTCGTCAATCTACTACCCAATTATCTTCATTTATGGAAGAACGTTGGAGAGGTATTGAACCAATCGCTTGGGGAGAAGCCATTCGTGAGGCTGATTTTACTTCTTGGGTATATTACAGCTTACTTGGCTTGAATGATGTGAAACCGCTTGAACAACAAGCTCAGCAAGGGACAGATGACAATGAATTTTGA
- the glpB gene encoding glycerol-3-phosphate dehydrogenase subunit GlpB: MNFDVIIIGGGLAGLTCGIALQKQGKRCVIINNGQAAIDFSSGSLDLLSQLPNGDRIDNFEQNYTALLEQAPQHPYCLVGKEKVLEKVQVFEQLAQQLNLSLVGSQSEGNHFRVTPLGGLRPTWLSPNSVPTVTGNTPFPYKNIAVLGIEGYHDFQPQLLADNLVQQAQFAHCNVNTGYLNIPELDHLRQNSREFRSVNIAQLLEHKLAFSDLISEIREAAKGAEAVFLPACFGLETQEFFTVLKQATKLELFELPTLPPSLLGMRQHKQLTAYFKSLGGFMMNGDKVISADVENQQVTQVYTQLHQEVPIKTKHVVLATGSFFSKGLVAEFEKIYEPIFNLDMCEIGSFKANDRMTWTQSRFSAPQPYHSTGVVIDGRCRVQKSGQFFENLYAVGNIVGGFNGIELGCGSGVAIVTALVAAEQIGGE, translated from the coding sequence ATGAATTTTGATGTAATCATTATTGGTGGTGGTCTTGCCGGTTTAACCTGTGGGATCGCACTGCAAAAACAAGGAAAACGTTGTGTAATTATTAATAATGGTCAAGCTGCAATTGATTTTTCTTCAGGTTCATTAGATTTGTTAAGTCAGTTACCTAATGGCGATCGAATTGATAATTTTGAACAAAATTACACCGCACTTTTAGAACAAGCACCACAGCACCCTTATTGTTTAGTAGGTAAAGAAAAAGTACTCGAAAAAGTACAGGTGTTTGAACAATTAGCGCAGCAATTGAATCTTTCTTTAGTCGGTAGTCAATCAGAAGGCAACCATTTTCGTGTAACGCCATTAGGCGGTTTACGTCCAACTTGGTTATCACCCAATAGCGTACCAACAGTAACAGGTAATACGCCTTTTCCTTACAAAAATATTGCAGTATTAGGAATCGAAGGTTACCACGATTTCCAACCACAATTATTAGCTGACAACTTAGTACAACAAGCACAATTTGCTCATTGTAATGTCAACACAGGTTATTTAAATATTCCTGAACTTGATCATTTACGCCAAAATTCAAGAGAATTCCGTAGTGTAAATATTGCACAACTGCTTGAACATAAATTAGCATTTAGTGATTTAATTTCAGAAATTAGAGAAGCGGCAAAAGGTGCTGAAGCTGTATTTTTACCAGCATGTTTTGGTTTAGAAACACAAGAATTTTTCACTGTACTGAAACAAGCAACTAAATTGGAATTGTTTGAATTACCGACTTTACCGCCTTCTTTACTTGGTATGCGCCAGCACAAACAATTAACCGCATATTTTAAATCTCTTGGCGGTTTTATGATGAACGGTGATAAAGTCATTTCTGCAGATGTGGAAAACCAACAAGTAACCCAAGTCTATACACAACTTCACCAAGAAGTACCAATCAAAACTAAACACGTGGTACTTGCAACCGGTAGCTTCTTTAGTAAAGGTCTAGTAGCAGAATTTGAGAAAATCTATGAACCTATTTTTAATCTAGATATGTGTGAAATTGGTTCGTTTAAAGCAAATGATCGTATGACTTGGACCCAATCTCGTTTTTCTGCACCACAACCTTATCACTCAACTGGTGTGGTAATTGATGGTCGTTGTAGAGTACAAAAGAGCGGTCAATTTTTTGAAAATTTATATGCCGTTGGCAATATTGTGGGCGGGTTCAATGGTATTGAACTCGGTTGCGGATCTGGTGTAGCAATCGTTACAGCATTAGTTGCTGCAGAACAGATTGGAGGTGAATAA
- the glpC gene encoding anaerobic glycerol-3-phosphate dehydrogenase subunit GlpC → MNLQQLVESAKQNMAAPMTHHHVDESFESCIKCTACTAVCPVSRQNPFYPGPKQAGPDGERLRLKSAELYDEALKYCTNCKRCEVACPSDVKIGDLIVRARNNHIERQNKPLMHKLRDAVLSNTDIMGKMNTPFAPIVNTITGLKATRFLLEKTLNVSKHRTLPKYSFGSFRSWYLKKTAEEQVLYKEKVAYYHGCYVNYNNPQLGKDLIKVFNALNIGVMLLEKEKCCGLPLSVNGFPERAKKQAEFNLKYLGKTIDESGLEVVGTSSSCTMNLRDEYHHILGMDNQKVRPHIHIVTRYLYKLMQEGCYFPFKELPLRVAYHTACHVEKAGWAPYTLEVLKQIPGIEIVILPSQCCGIAGTYGFKSENYDVAQAIGNPLFRHINEGGFDYVVSECETCKWQIDMSTNLTCLHPITLLAMAFQ, encoded by the coding sequence ATGAATCTTCAACAGTTAGTAGAAAGTGCAAAACAAAATATGGCAGCACCGATGACTCATCATCACGTTGATGAAAGTTTCGAAAGCTGTATTAAATGTACTGCGTGTACTGCAGTTTGCCCTGTTTCTCGCCAAAATCCATTTTACCCTGGACCAAAACAAGCAGGTCCTGATGGTGAGCGTTTACGCTTAAAAAGCGCTGAGCTTTATGATGAAGCACTTAAATATTGTACCAACTGTAAACGTTGTGAAGTGGCTTGTCCTTCTGATGTAAAAATTGGCGATTTAATTGTGCGTGCGCGCAATAATCATATTGAACGCCAAAATAAACCATTAATGCATAAATTACGTGATGCAGTGTTAAGTAATACTGACATTATGGGCAAAATGAATACGCCATTTGCACCAATTGTAAATACCATTACTGGTCTAAAAGCAACACGCTTTTTATTAGAAAAAACTTTAAATGTGAGTAAACACCGCACATTACCAAAATATTCCTTTGGTTCCTTCCGTAGTTGGTATTTGAAAAAAACCGCTGAGGAGCAAGTATTATATAAAGAAAAAGTAGCGTACTATCACGGTTGTTATGTAAATTACAACAATCCACAGTTAGGTAAAGACTTGATTAAGGTTTTTAATGCGCTGAATATCGGCGTAATGCTATTAGAAAAAGAAAAATGTTGTGGTTTACCTTTATCAGTGAATGGTTTTCCAGAACGTGCAAAAAAACAAGCTGAATTTAACCTTAAATATTTGGGCAAAACAATTGACGAGTCTGGTTTAGAAGTTGTTGGTACTTCATCAAGCTGTACAATGAACTTGCGTGATGAATACCATCATATTTTAGGAATGGATAACCAAAAAGTGCGTCCACACATCCATATTGTAACACGCTATCTGTATAAATTAATGCAGGAAGGATGTTATTTTCCATTCAAAGAATTGCCGTTACGTGTAGCTTATCACACTGCCTGCCACGTCGAAAAAGCAGGTTGGGCACCTTACACTTTAGAGGTATTAAAACAAATTCCAGGTATTGAAATTGTAATTTTACCATCACAATGTTGTGGTATTGCAGGAACTTATGGCTTCAAATCAGAAAACTATGATGTTGCACAAGCCATTGGTAACCCATTATTCCGTCACATTAATGAAGGTGGTTTTGATTATGTGGTTTCAGAATGTGAAACTTGTAAATGGCAGATTGATATGTCAACCAATCTGACTTGTTTACACCCAATCACATTATTGGCAATGGCATTTCAATGA
- a CDS encoding DeoR/GlpR family transcriptional regulator, translated as MKQSIRHQKIINLVLQKGYISTDELVTLLDVSPPTIRRDLNELAEKNLIRRHHGGAASPSTAENSDYVDRKNFFLKGKNSIAQQVSHQIPNGASLFIDIGTTPEAVASALLNHQKLRIVTNNINAAYILMQNETFDIILAGGSLRQDGGIIGEATMAFISQFRLDFGILGISSIDLDGSLLDYDYHEVQVKRAIIESSRETFLVTDHSKFTRRAMVRLGSISDVNHVFTDALPPEPILEILKANHVKLHVCE; from the coding sequence ATGAAACAATCTATTCGTCACCAAAAAATTATTAATCTGGTACTTCAGAAAGGTTATATCAGTACAGATGAGTTAGTCACATTACTAGATGTTAGCCCACCGACAATTCGTCGAGATTTGAATGAGCTTGCAGAAAAAAATCTTATCCGCCGTCATCATGGTGGAGCTGCTTCTCCTTCTACCGCTGAAAATAGTGATTATGTTGATCGTAAAAATTTCTTTTTAAAAGGAAAAAATTCTATTGCTCAACAAGTTTCTCATCAAATCCCTAATGGTGCATCCTTGTTTATCGATATTGGTACAACACCTGAGGCAGTGGCAAGTGCATTACTCAACCACCAGAAATTGCGTATTGTGACTAATAATATTAATGCGGCTTATATTTTAATGCAGAATGAAACTTTCGATATTATTTTAGCGGGAGGATCACTGCGGCAAGATGGGGGCATTATTGGTGAAGCAACAATGGCATTTATTTCTCAATTCCGTTTAGATTTTGGAATTTTAGGCATTAGTAGTATCGATTTAGATGGATCACTATTAGATTATGATTATCATGAAGTCCAAGTTAAACGTGCAATTATTGAAAGCTCAAGAGAAACATTTTTGGTAACCGATCATTCTAAATTTACTCGCAGAGCAATGGTACGTTTGGGTTCTATCAGTGATGTTAATCACGTGTTTACTGACGCATTACCGCCAGAGCCTATTTTAGAAATTTTAAAAGCAAATCATGTGAAGCTACACGTTTGTGAATAA
- a CDS encoding DUF5389 domain-containing protein: MSKPELPKGFSGFSWAIAIFCLPILLWPLALTISPNLLKNPSLTNGQQTFMSIFLWVYPFYLAIVARWVYKLHQTKEILARNLLIVNAIVFYAVLFYVATGFN; encoded by the coding sequence ATGAGCAAACCAGAATTACCAAAAGGATTTAGTGGATTTAGTTGGGCAATTGCAATTTTCTGCTTACCTATCCTATTATGGCCATTAGCACTGACAATTTCACCAAACTTACTGAAGAATCCCAGTTTAACTAACGGACAACAAACTTTTATGTCTATTTTCCTTTGGGTTTATCCTTTTTATTTGGCAATTGTGGCAAGATGGGTTTATAAATTACACCAAACGAAAGAAATATTAGCACGCAATTTATTAATCGTAAATGCGATTGTTTTTTACGCTGTTTTATTTTATGTGGCGACTGGCTTTAATTAG
- the glpE gene encoding thiosulfate sulfurtransferase GlpE: protein MAQFSEVSPSQALALMQEQGATLADIRNETHFSSAHPKGAFHLTNESYGQFELENDDDHPILVICYHGVSSRGAAMYLLEQGYTQVYSIRGGFEAWEKEGLPIVTG, encoded by the coding sequence ATGGCACAATTTTCTGAAGTTTCACCTTCACAAGCACTTGCTCTTATGCAGGAACAAGGGGCAACATTAGCTGATATTCGTAATGAAACTCATTTTTCATCAGCTCATCCTAAAGGTGCATTTCATTTAACTAATGAAAGTTATGGGCAATTTGAATTAGAAAATGATGATGATCACCCCATTTTAGTGATTTGTTATCACGGTGTAAGTAGTCGTGGAGCCGCTATGTATTTGCTTGAACAAGGCTATACGCAAGTGTATAGCATTAGAGGTGGATTTGAAGCTTGGGAAAAAGAAGGATTGCCTATTGTGACTGGCTAA